In Streptomyces hawaiiensis, one genomic interval encodes:
- a CDS encoding SUKH-3 domain-containing protein — translation MHTDRTSTTRFAVPVDAALRAAGWQPGRWDIKQAEIWADALRDHASPAGHRHTVFPAAVEAWAEFGGLHITPTGPGRQVAPANLHLDPLHGLHMARTLADLGRALGTDVCPLGAETDSQALLAIDTDGRVYTLDHTGDWYLGHDIDQALATLIAGTEPVRLTTG, via the coding sequence ATGCACACCGACCGCACCTCCACCACCCGCTTCGCCGTACCCGTCGACGCCGCCCTGCGCGCCGCCGGCTGGCAACCCGGACGCTGGGACATCAAACAAGCCGAGATCTGGGCCGACGCCCTGCGCGACCACGCCTCCCCCGCAGGCCACCGCCACACCGTCTTCCCCGCCGCCGTCGAGGCCTGGGCCGAATTCGGCGGACTCCACATCACCCCCACCGGCCCCGGCCGCCAGGTCGCCCCCGCCAACCTCCACCTCGACCCGCTGCACGGCCTCCACATGGCCCGCACCCTCGCCGACCTCGGCCGCGCCCTCGGCACCGACGTCTGCCCCCTCGGCGCCGAAACCGACAGCCAGGCCCTCCTCGCCATCGACACCGACGGCCGCGTCTACACCCTCGACCACACCGGCGACTGGTACCTCGGCCACGACATCGACCAAGCCCTGGCCACCCTCATCGCCGGCACCGAACCCGTACGCCTCACCACAGGCTGA
- a CDS encoding sensor histidine kinase, with protein sequence MTATGEEQVTARGGPWWWARRRSAVFDVSLAAGSALECALEGIPFARDAGIPEVAGVVFGLLAGSVLVVRRRWPIAVVLVSIAITPAEMGFLMGVVGLYTLAAAELPRRIIASLAGMSLVGTLIVTFVKTRQDMSRGDLDIGDWFVPFAAITMSLGFTAPPVLLGLYVGARRRLMESLRERADSLERELQLLAERAEERAEWARNEERTRIAREMHDVVAHRVSLMVVHAAALQAVARKDPEKAVRNAALVGDMGRQALTELREMLGVLRSGGDVRRERAASVPLAAVGVAAAAAAAASRAADDEGPCLAEIEELVGQSAAAGMVVAFSVEGDVRSYAPLVEQTAYRVVQEALTNVHKHAAGAKTYVRLAHRVSEIAMQVENEPPEEAAASARLPSGGNGLVGMKERVSALGGVFVSGPTDAGGFRVSAVIPAS encoded by the coding sequence ATGACCGCGACGGGGGAAGAGCAGGTGACGGCCCGGGGAGGGCCTTGGTGGTGGGCCAGGCGGCGTAGTGCCGTGTTCGATGTGAGCCTGGCCGCGGGGTCCGCGCTGGAGTGCGCGCTGGAGGGGATCCCGTTCGCCAGGGACGCGGGGATCCCGGAGGTGGCCGGGGTCGTTTTCGGGCTGCTGGCCGGTTCCGTGCTGGTCGTGCGGCGGCGGTGGCCGATCGCCGTGGTGCTGGTGTCGATCGCCATCACGCCGGCCGAGATGGGTTTCCTGATGGGCGTCGTCGGCCTGTACACGCTGGCCGCGGCCGAGCTGCCCCGGCGGATCATCGCCTCGCTGGCGGGGATGTCGCTGGTGGGGACGCTGATCGTGACGTTCGTGAAGACGCGGCAGGACATGTCGCGGGGGGACTTGGACATAGGGGACTGGTTTGTGCCCTTCGCGGCGATCACGATGTCGCTGGGCTTCACGGCGCCTCCGGTCCTGCTCGGTCTGTACGTGGGGGCGCGGCGGCGGTTGATGGAGAGTCTGCGGGAGCGGGCGGACAGTCTGGAGCGGGAGCTTCAGCTGCTCGCGGAGCGGGCGGAGGAGCGGGCCGAGTGGGCCCGGAACGAGGAGCGGACGCGGATCGCGCGGGAGATGCACGATGTGGTCGCTCATCGGGTGAGTCTGATGGTGGTGCATGCCGCGGCCCTGCAGGCGGTGGCGCGGAAGGATCCGGAGAAGGCCGTCCGGAATGCCGCGCTGGTGGGGGACATGGGGCGGCAGGCGCTGACGGAGCTGCGGGAGATGCTCGGGGTGCTGCGCAGTGGTGGTGACGTGCGGCGTGAGCGTGCGGCGTCGGTGCCGTTGGCGGCGGTGGGGGTGGCCGCGGCCGCGGCTGCGGCGGCTTCGCGGGCGGCGGATGACGAGGGGCCGTGTCTGGCGGAGATCGAGGAGTTGGTGGGGCAGTCGGCTGCCGCGGGGATGGTGGTGGCGTTTTCGGTGGAGGGGGATGTCCGGTCGTATGCGCCTTTGGTGGAGCAGACGGCGTATCGGGTGGTGCAGGAGGCGTTGACGAACGTCCACAAGCACGCGGCCGGGGCGAAGACGTATGTGAGGTTGGCGCATCGGGTGTCGGAGATCGCGATGCAGGTGGAGAACGAGCCGCCTGAGGAGGCGGCGGCGTCGGCGCGGTTGCCGTCGGGGGGGAACGGGCTGGTGGGGATGAAGGAGCGGGTCTCGGCGCTGGGTGGGGTGTTTGTGTCGGGGCCGACGGATGCGGGGGGTTTTCGGGTGTCGGCGGTGATTCCGGCGTCGTAG